In a single window of the Xylanimonas protaetiae genome:
- a CDS encoding NtaA/DmoA family FMN-dependent monooxygenase (This protein belongs to a clade of FMN-dependent monooxygenases, within a broader family of flavin-dependent oxidoreductases, the luciferase-like monooxygenase (LMM) family, some of whose members use coenzyme F420 rather than FMN.) — protein MSSATRQVHLAAHFPGVNATTIWTQPESGSQIDPQSFLHLTRAAEAALFDYVFLAEGLRLREFAGGIHDLDVVGRPDSITQLAALAGATEHIGLVATLNTTYNEPYELARQLATLDLVSRGRAGWNVVTSHDTFFGANFRRGGFLDAADRYERAEAFLATAFELWDAAVDGKHVSHHDRFFDVEARLGTPAPVQGRPVIVQAGVSPEGRETAARYADAIFSPFGDRAAGRAFFTDVKARVVAHGRQPDDLKIMPAATFALGDTHADAEERAAWERRQQVSPATAVRHIESVWGRRFDGLDVDGALPPLSDLVEGVELTAGRAKTHQDLRAKAAELHELAAANGYSVRDIVVETTTRSGLLVGTPDEVAAEIADRVQDEVCDGFTLVPSITPTGLDEFHATVVPLLQERGVYRTAYEGSTLRDRLATRSPAHAAG, from the coding sequence ATGAGCAGCGCCACGCGCCAGGTGCACCTGGCCGCGCACTTCCCCGGCGTCAACGCCACCACGATCTGGACCCAGCCGGAGTCGGGCAGCCAGATCGACCCCCAGTCGTTCCTGCACCTGACCCGGGCGGCCGAGGCCGCGCTGTTCGACTACGTGTTCCTCGCCGAAGGGCTGCGCCTGCGGGAGTTCGCGGGCGGCATCCACGACCTCGACGTCGTCGGGCGCCCGGACTCCATCACCCAGCTCGCCGCGCTCGCCGGCGCCACCGAGCACATCGGTCTCGTCGCCACGCTCAACACCACCTACAACGAGCCCTACGAGCTCGCGCGGCAGCTCGCGACGCTCGACCTGGTCTCGCGCGGGCGCGCCGGGTGGAACGTGGTGACCAGCCACGACACCTTCTTCGGAGCCAACTTCCGCCGCGGCGGGTTCCTCGACGCCGCCGACCGGTATGAGCGCGCCGAAGCGTTCCTCGCCACCGCGTTCGAGCTCTGGGACGCCGCCGTCGACGGCAAGCACGTCAGCCACCACGACCGGTTCTTCGACGTCGAGGCGCGGCTCGGTACGCCCGCGCCCGTGCAGGGACGGCCCGTCATCGTGCAGGCGGGCGTGTCCCCCGAAGGCCGGGAGACGGCGGCGAGGTACGCCGACGCGATCTTCTCGCCGTTCGGCGACCGCGCCGCAGGTCGCGCCTTCTTCACCGACGTCAAGGCGCGGGTCGTGGCTCACGGCCGGCAGCCCGACGACCTGAAGATCATGCCTGCGGCCACCTTCGCGCTGGGTGACACGCACGCCGACGCCGAGGAGCGCGCCGCGTGGGAACGCCGCCAGCAGGTCAGCCCCGCGACCGCGGTGCGGCACATCGAGTCTGTGTGGGGGCGCCGGTTCGACGGCCTGGACGTCGACGGCGCACTTCCGCCCCTGTCCGACCTCGTGGAGGGCGTGGAGCTCACCGCGGGCCGCGCCAAGACCCACCAGGACCTTCGCGCGAAGGCTGCCGAGTTGCACGAGCTCGCCGCCGCGAACGGCTACAGCGTCCGGGACATCGTCGTCGAGACGACGACACGCTCGGGGCTGCTCGTCGGAACTCCCGACGAGGTCGCCGCCGAGATCGCGGACCGCGTGCAGGACGAGGTGTGCGACGGTTTCACCCTGGTCCCGTCCATCACCCCGACCGGCCTCGACGAGTTCCACGCGACGGTGGTGCCCCTGCTCCAGGAACGCGGCGTGTACCGCACCGCGTACGAGGGCTCGACGCTCCGCGACCGCCTGGCGACACGCTCGCCGGCCCACGCGGCCGGCTGA
- a CDS encoding type IV toxin-antitoxin system AbiEi family antitoxin domain-containing protein — protein MAALTPRTAELASLSRSGLYRAARARRLERVARGIYLPADAEPADWDMLEAATRRPDGAICLISALAHHDLTDEIPAALDVAIPRGSRIPATDAAIAWHSFDRATFELGRESMPIAGTDQVIGIYSPERSITDAFRLRCAIGYEIARDALREWLRRGGKPAQLIAMAARIPRAKTPIMNALEMLT, from the coding sequence GTGGCCGCCTTGACGCCCCGTACCGCAGAACTGGCGAGTCTGTCTCGCAGCGGCCTGTACCGTGCAGCGCGCGCACGCCGGCTCGAGCGGGTCGCGCGCGGAATCTACCTTCCGGCGGACGCGGAGCCCGCCGACTGGGACATGCTCGAAGCTGCGACGCGTCGCCCCGACGGGGCGATCTGTCTGATCTCCGCGCTCGCTCACCACGACCTCACGGATGAGATCCCGGCCGCGCTCGACGTCGCGATCCCGCGCGGGTCCCGCATCCCCGCGACGGACGCGGCGATCGCGTGGCACTCGTTCGATCGCGCGACCTTCGAGCTCGGGCGCGAGTCGATGCCGATCGCGGGCACCGACCAGGTGATCGGCATCTACTCGCCCGAGCGATCGATCACGGATGCCTTCCGGCTGCGCTGTGCGATCGGTTACGAGATTGCCCGCGACGCCCTTCGGGAGTGGCTGCGGCGCGGCGGCAAGCCTGCCCAGCTGATCGCGATGGCTGCCCGGATCCCGCGAGCGAAGACCCCGATCATGAACGCACTGGAGATGTTGACGTGA
- a CDS encoding DUF262 domain-containing protein — protein MGFLTPMYELGEYLTWTRSGEIQLPDFQRGYKWEDERIRQLLITVLRGHPMGAVMLLKTGNSQVRFKPRAIEGVDLAPGVSADYLLLDGQQRLTSLTQALSGNGLVATKDSRGKLFDRRHLVHMATALANPTRMDEAVISVPGDGVERTNFGRDIVRDLSDEAKQREQGFFPLHLLYGDYMSWILELEDRDLGKRFHNEIIKPAATYDIPAIVLDEKTDKAAVATVFEKVNIGGLPLNVFELLTAVFAGDADYFARTRTDFRLNDDWKETQARWSGQPVLAAVENTDFLQAVTMLVTRKRNLADTSDRPPAISAKREDVLKLTLPEYLEWREPLREAFVWAAQFLADRHIFAPRDVPYPKQLVPLAAVKVVLGKDADLIGVSQRLVRWYWCGVLGEQYGGSIETAFARDIEMVPAWALSEDAPLPRTIQEANFSESRLHSLRTRNAAAYKGIAALILAGGARDWMEDKALDKVQYVDLAVDIHHIFPQKWCNENGIDDERRESIVNKTAISARTNRTIGGAAPSSYLGVIEARAQIDGDRLDELVATHLVPASRLRSDDFDGYFRDRRELLCRLVEGAMGKAVQRDVEQGVAAEDSAQFEAEELTEDPITEND, from the coding sequence ATGGGCTTCCTGACGCCCATGTACGAACTCGGCGAGTACCTGACGTGGACGCGCTCCGGTGAGATCCAGCTCCCGGACTTCCAGCGCGGCTACAAGTGGGAGGATGAGCGCATCCGGCAACTGCTGATCACGGTGCTCCGTGGTCACCCGATGGGCGCGGTCATGCTCCTGAAGACGGGGAACTCGCAGGTGCGGTTCAAGCCGCGGGCGATCGAGGGCGTTGACCTCGCGCCCGGCGTGTCGGCCGACTACCTGTTGCTCGACGGCCAACAGCGACTGACGTCGCTTACGCAGGCACTCAGCGGCAATGGTCTTGTCGCGACGAAGGACAGCCGCGGGAAGCTGTTCGATCGGCGGCACCTCGTGCACATGGCCACCGCTCTCGCGAACCCGACCCGAATGGATGAGGCGGTCATCTCCGTGCCGGGTGACGGCGTCGAGCGAACCAACTTCGGCCGGGACATCGTCCGTGACCTCAGCGATGAGGCCAAGCAGCGTGAACAGGGCTTCTTCCCGCTGCACCTCCTGTATGGCGACTACATGAGCTGGATCCTCGAGCTTGAGGATCGTGACCTCGGCAAGCGGTTCCACAACGAGATCATCAAGCCGGCAGCGACGTACGACATCCCAGCGATCGTGCTCGACGAGAAGACCGACAAGGCCGCTGTCGCGACCGTGTTCGAGAAGGTCAACATCGGTGGCCTGCCGCTGAACGTGTTCGAGCTCTTGACCGCTGTGTTCGCGGGCGACGCCGACTACTTCGCGCGCACCAGGACGGACTTCCGGCTCAACGACGATTGGAAGGAGACGCAGGCCAGGTGGTCGGGTCAGCCCGTCCTCGCGGCCGTGGAGAACACGGACTTCCTCCAGGCCGTCACGATGCTGGTCACACGCAAGCGCAATCTCGCGGACACCTCGGACCGGCCGCCGGCCATTTCCGCTAAGCGGGAGGACGTCCTCAAACTCACGTTGCCGGAGTACCTCGAGTGGCGTGAGCCGTTGCGGGAGGCGTTCGTGTGGGCGGCCCAGTTCCTCGCCGACCGGCATATCTTCGCGCCGCGCGACGTCCCGTATCCCAAGCAACTCGTCCCGCTCGCAGCAGTGAAGGTGGTGCTCGGCAAGGACGCCGATCTCATCGGCGTCAGCCAGCGACTGGTGCGCTGGTACTGGTGTGGAGTCCTGGGGGAACAGTACGGCGGTTCGATCGAAACGGCGTTTGCGCGTGACATCGAGATGGTTCCCGCATGGGCACTGTCCGAGGATGCGCCCCTGCCGCGCACGATCCAGGAGGCCAACTTCTCGGAGTCGCGGCTCCACTCGCTGCGGACGCGGAACGCTGCCGCGTACAAGGGCATCGCGGCCCTCATCCTCGCGGGTGGTGCGCGTGACTGGATGGAGGACAAGGCGCTCGACAAGGTGCAGTACGTTGACCTCGCCGTCGATATCCACCACATCTTCCCGCAGAAGTGGTGCAACGAGAATGGCATCGACGACGAGCGCCGCGAGAGCATCGTCAACAAGACGGCCATCAGTGCCCGGACCAACCGCACTATCGGCGGCGCGGCGCCGTCGTCGTACCTGGGTGTGATCGAAGCCCGCGCGCAGATCGACGGCGATCGTCTCGACGAACTCGTCGCCACCCATCTGGTGCCCGCGTCCCGGCTGCGATCAGACGACTTCGACGGGTACTTCCGCGACCGTCGCGAGTTGCTGTGCAGGCTCGTCGAGGGAGCGATGGGCAAGGCCGTCCAGCGTGACGTCGAACAGGGCGTTGCCGCCGAGGACTCGGCGCAGTTCGAGGCCGAGGAACTGACTGAAGACCCGATCACGGAGAACGACTGA
- a CDS encoding PLP-dependent aminotransferase family protein, which translates to MTADTRVLAGRVRGLAAPTRFGAVLGAPPADSIALTSGSPDVALLPAEQIAAATARVLADPRRAAVALDYSHRPGHAGLRAWLAEREGVSVDRVVLTNGALHALALPLLAVVEPGDVVVVENPVYPLLLGVLQLTGARVEAVPTDADGLDVDALERRLADGLRPRALYVVPDFQNPTGATLSAPRRARLVELAERYGFLVLSDNPYTALRWAGDRPADLDLGSDRVVHANTFSKVFGPGLRLGWAVLPEWVTPGVLDLRARTDQHASSLVQEIVADLVLVDDLYDVVAQRAASEYARRAAALVEGLRAALGTAVSVDLPDGGLFAWVHIGPGADALAARLGDHGVLVSPGSQFVVPGSPAADGAAVAEHLRVSFARHGLDTLAEAVRRFTTAHARAALEVSR; encoded by the coding sequence ATGACCGCCGACACCCGCGTCCTCGCCGGGCGCGTGCGAGGACTCGCCGCGCCGACCCGGTTCGGCGCCGTCCTGGGCGCACCGCCCGCCGACTCCATCGCGCTGACGAGCGGGTCCCCGGACGTCGCGCTCCTGCCTGCCGAGCAGATCGCTGCGGCGACCGCCCGCGTGCTCGCCGACCCGCGCCGGGCCGCCGTCGCGCTCGACTACTCCCACCGGCCCGGGCACGCCGGGCTGCGCGCCTGGCTCGCCGAGCGCGAAGGCGTCAGCGTCGATCGCGTGGTGCTCACCAACGGGGCGCTGCACGCGCTCGCGCTGCCGCTGCTCGCGGTGGTCGAGCCGGGGGACGTCGTGGTGGTCGAGAACCCCGTCTACCCCCTGCTGCTGGGCGTGCTGCAGCTCACCGGTGCGCGCGTCGAGGCCGTGCCGACGGACGCCGACGGGCTCGACGTCGACGCGCTCGAACGGCGCCTCGCCGACGGCCTGCGACCCCGGGCGCTGTACGTCGTGCCCGACTTCCAGAACCCCACCGGGGCGACGCTGAGCGCGCCGCGCCGCGCCCGCTTGGTCGAGCTCGCCGAGCGGTACGGGTTCCTCGTGCTCTCGGACAACCCGTACACCGCCCTGCGCTGGGCGGGTGACCGGCCCGCCGACCTCGACCTCGGGAGCGACCGGGTGGTGCACGCCAACACGTTCTCCAAGGTGTTCGGTCCGGGCCTGCGCCTGGGCTGGGCCGTGCTCCCGGAGTGGGTCACCCCGGGCGTGCTCGACCTGCGGGCGCGCACCGACCAGCACGCGTCGAGCCTCGTCCAGGAGATCGTCGCCGACCTGGTGCTCGTCGACGATCTCTACGACGTCGTGGCCCAGAGGGCCGCGTCCGAGTACGCCCGGCGAGCCGCGGCGCTCGTCGAGGGGCTTCGCGCCGCGCTGGGCACCGCGGTCTCGGTCGACCTGCCGGACGGCGGCCTGTTCGCCTGGGTGCACATCGGCCCGGGCGCTGACGCGCTGGCCGCCAGGCTCGGTGACCACGGGGTGCTGGTCTCCCCCGGCAGCCAGTTCGTGGTGCCGGGCTCACCCGCGGCGGACGGTGCCGCGGTCGCCGAGCACCTGCGGGTGTCGTTCGCCCGGCACGGCCTGGACACGCTGGCCGAGGCGGTGCGCCGGTTCACGACGGCGCACGCCCGGGCCGCCCTGGAGGTTTCGAGATGA
- a CDS encoding PIN domain-containing protein, with product MTVSVVIADANILFSRTLRDYVLYGDEAGGFEVPWSPAILAEMSRNLRAKRESSQARTDRLEELVNAFRDDALVEVHARDEAAVESVDMDPKDRHILAATLSAGADILLTENVLERIVGTDVVDLLRAVLKG from the coding sequence TTGACCGTCTCGGTCGTCATCGCCGATGCAAACATCTTGTTCTCGCGAACTCTGCGCGACTACGTGCTCTACGGCGACGAGGCCGGCGGCTTCGAGGTGCCGTGGAGCCCGGCGATCCTGGCAGAGATGTCTCGGAATCTGCGCGCCAAGCGAGAATCGTCCCAGGCGCGGACGGACCGACTCGAGGAGCTGGTGAACGCGTTCCGTGACGATGCCCTCGTCGAGGTGCACGCCAGGGACGAGGCGGCGGTCGAGTCCGTGGACATGGACCCCAAGGATCGTCACATCCTGGCAGCGACGCTCTCGGCCGGCGCCGACATCCTGCTGACCGAAAACGTCCTCGAGCGCATCGTCGGCACCGACGTCGTCGACCTGTTGCGCGCGGTCCTCAAGGGGTAA
- a CDS encoding Swt1 family HEPN domain-containing protein, whose product MAMSNRDRINRMFEAMAPALDDFIAGIVGQVSPELGANWVKLVEAKDTKKGISKSYDPLDPQVQLRILTEGNITGGFKAGWYPFGETLTRAGEFYASELREVRNRWAHNASFNDDDAYRALDTGERLLRLIGDAGTADRVASIRQDLRRVTADKEDKKVLKAAVDNPTATGLRPWREVLQPHDDVATNNFAASEFAADLYKVSTGGEKDSGYSDPATFFQRTYLTEGLSQLIGRAVRRIGGDDNAPPVINLQTNFGGGKTHSMLSLWHIAAGLPLGVYPQETQELLQANGYQGQKVNRVAIVGNHFSPSGVTKADGTRINTMWGELAWQLGGAEAYALVAKSDIDRTHPGEALHELLRRYAPAVILIDEWVAYARSLVGRDDLAGGTFDDQFTFAQTLTEAAKGTSGVLLAISIPASSTGDEPEKLIAGNAEEVGGTNGLEALKRLQNVVRRVADQWRQASPVEAYQIVKQRLFKQPDAAALAEIGATARAYMEMYRKYTDDFPREARDVAYEDRIKRTYPIHPELFDRLYEEWSSLERFQRTRGVLRLMSTVIHALWVGEDASPMIMPGSVPLATATVNAELTQYLQDSWKPIIDADVDGPNSEPARIDQAKPLFGQRALTKRLARTVFFGAAPTIGSAHKGLETQRVFLGTAVPGDVPGNFHSALTQLADRATYFYAGSGKYWYDLQANITRTAKDQAERLHIEDVWVEIVKRLSGQARTRGDFAGVHVCPDSSTDIPDIDEARLVILHPKVAHKAKTDSPAKQFAAKATEQKGTSNRTHRNMVVFLAADESRLEELVTATRDYLGWNHVLVNEADLDLTQNQKAQATQRKAQADQAVEARLLQTFTWALVPTQPDPAAPFLIRDVKVEGQAPSLAERVSKRLGSDGDLSTRQAASNIRLSIGKVPQIWKDGHVSLGTLWGLYSQYPYMPRLRDESVLAAGIIDLPLIWQTDAFALATGYSEDDGRYIGLWTPGDKTAAPPATDALLLVRPDVAIAQLANPVDAPRTDPGVPDRVPGSGPGPNPPVTIVDPTVPPTVVPPVVVDITKRFFGVKTLNPDKWALEFKNIAEEVVANLRDVGAQITLRIEIEADKHDGFSEGTIRTVSENAKTLKFDQSGFEKS is encoded by the coding sequence ATGGCGATGAGCAATCGTGACCGCATCAACCGGATGTTCGAGGCGATGGCTCCGGCGCTGGATGACTTCATCGCGGGGATCGTTGGTCAGGTGAGCCCCGAACTGGGCGCGAACTGGGTCAAGCTTGTCGAGGCGAAGGACACGAAGAAGGGCATTTCCAAGTCCTACGACCCGCTTGACCCGCAGGTGCAGTTGCGGATCCTCACCGAGGGCAACATCACCGGAGGCTTCAAGGCCGGCTGGTACCCGTTCGGTGAGACGCTCACCCGCGCGGGGGAGTTCTACGCTTCGGAGCTGCGTGAGGTTCGGAACCGTTGGGCGCACAACGCGTCGTTCAACGACGACGACGCCTACCGGGCACTCGACACCGGTGAGCGCCTCCTGCGCCTGATCGGGGACGCTGGGACGGCCGACAGGGTGGCGAGCATCCGACAGGACCTGCGCCGCGTGACGGCCGACAAAGAGGACAAGAAGGTCCTGAAGGCCGCCGTCGACAACCCCACCGCGACGGGTCTGCGCCCGTGGCGCGAGGTTCTCCAGCCGCACGACGACGTTGCGACGAACAACTTCGCAGCCTCGGAGTTCGCGGCGGACCTCTACAAGGTCTCGACGGGTGGCGAGAAGGACTCGGGCTACTCGGACCCCGCGACCTTCTTCCAGCGCACGTACCTCACTGAGGGCCTGTCGCAGCTCATCGGGCGTGCTGTGCGCCGCATCGGTGGCGACGACAACGCTCCACCCGTCATCAACCTCCAGACCAACTTCGGTGGCGGAAAGACCCACTCGATGCTGTCGCTGTGGCACATCGCTGCCGGCCTTCCCCTCGGCGTGTACCCCCAGGAGACCCAGGAGCTTCTGCAGGCGAACGGGTACCAGGGACAGAAGGTCAACCGGGTCGCGATCGTCGGCAACCACTTCTCGCCGTCCGGCGTGACCAAGGCCGACGGGACTCGGATCAACACGATGTGGGGTGAGCTCGCGTGGCAGCTCGGCGGGGCTGAGGCGTACGCGTTGGTGGCGAAGTCAGACATCGACCGGACGCATCCAGGGGAGGCGCTGCACGAGCTGCTGCGCCGATACGCACCGGCTGTCATCCTCATCGACGAGTGGGTCGCCTACGCGCGTTCGCTCGTCGGTCGTGACGACCTTGCCGGTGGCACATTCGACGATCAGTTCACGTTCGCGCAGACCTTGACCGAGGCTGCGAAGGGAACCTCGGGCGTGCTGCTCGCGATCTCGATTCCGGCGTCGTCGACGGGCGATGAACCTGAGAAGCTCATCGCAGGCAATGCCGAGGAGGTCGGCGGTACCAACGGGCTGGAGGCTCTCAAGCGTCTGCAGAACGTGGTGCGTCGCGTGGCGGATCAGTGGCGGCAGGCGTCACCCGTCGAGGCCTATCAGATCGTCAAACAGCGCCTGTTCAAGCAGCCCGACGCCGCCGCGTTGGCCGAGATCGGTGCGACCGCTCGGGCGTACATGGAGATGTACCGCAAGTACACCGACGACTTCCCGCGCGAGGCCCGCGACGTCGCGTACGAGGACCGCATCAAGCGGACCTACCCGATCCACCCCGAGCTGTTCGACCGGTTGTACGAGGAGTGGTCCTCGCTCGAACGGTTCCAGCGCACCCGTGGCGTACTGCGGCTGATGTCGACCGTGATCCACGCCCTGTGGGTCGGTGAGGACGCCTCGCCGATGATCATGCCTGGCTCAGTTCCGCTTGCCACGGCGACGGTGAATGCCGAGCTGACGCAGTACCTCCAGGACTCCTGGAAGCCGATCATCGACGCCGACGTCGACGGCCCGAACTCCGAGCCGGCCCGCATCGACCAGGCGAAGCCGCTGTTCGGCCAGCGAGCGTTGACCAAGCGCCTCGCGCGCACGGTGTTCTTCGGCGCAGCCCCGACGATCGGTTCTGCGCACAAGGGCCTGGAGACGCAGCGCGTGTTCCTCGGGACCGCGGTCCCGGGCGACGTGCCGGGCAACTTCCACTCGGCGCTCACGCAACTTGCCGACCGGGCGACGTATTTCTACGCCGGGTCGGGCAAGTACTGGTACGACCTCCAGGCGAATATCACCCGCACCGCGAAGGACCAGGCGGAGCGCCTGCACATCGAGGACGTGTGGGTCGAGATTGTCAAGAGGCTCAGCGGGCAGGCTCGCACGCGTGGCGACTTCGCTGGGGTACACGTGTGCCCGGACTCGAGCACCGACATCCCCGACATCGACGAAGCCCGGCTCGTGATCCTGCACCCGAAGGTCGCGCACAAGGCGAAGACCGACTCGCCGGCCAAGCAGTTCGCGGCCAAGGCGACGGAGCAGAAGGGCACGTCGAACCGGACACACCGCAACATGGTCGTGTTCCTCGCGGCTGACGAGTCCCGCCTCGAAGAGCTCGTCACGGCAACGCGCGACTACCTGGGCTGGAACCACGTCCTGGTCAATGAGGCCGACCTCGACCTGACGCAGAACCAGAAGGCCCAGGCGACGCAGCGCAAGGCACAGGCGGACCAGGCTGTGGAAGCCCGCTTGCTCCAGACGTTCACGTGGGCGCTCGTACCGACGCAGCCGGACCCTGCGGCACCGTTCCTGATCCGCGATGTGAAGGTCGAGGGCCAGGCACCCTCGCTCGCGGAGCGCGTCTCCAAGCGCCTGGGAAGCGATGGTGACCTGTCGACGCGGCAGGCGGCGTCGAACATCCGCCTCTCGATCGGCAAGGTGCCGCAGATCTGGAAGGACGGGCACGTCTCCCTCGGCACGTTGTGGGGGCTCTACTCGCAGTACCCCTACATGCCGCGCCTGCGCGACGAGTCCGTGCTGGCCGCGGGGATCATCGACCTCCCGTTGATCTGGCAGACGGACGCGTTCGCACTCGCTACCGGCTACTCGGAGGACGACGGCCGGTACATCGGGCTCTGGACGCCGGGGGACAAGACAGCTGCGCCCCCGGCGACCGATGCGCTGCTGCTGGTGCGACCCGACGTCGCAATCGCCCAACTGGCGAATCCAGTTGACGCGCCCAGGACCGACCCTGGCGTTCCTGACCGGGTTCCGGGTTCTGGTCCGGGACCGAACCCGCCCGTGACCATCGTCGACCCGACCGTGCCGCCGACCGTCGTGCCTCCAGTCGTCGTGGACATCACCAAGCGCTTCTTCGGCGTCAAGACGCTCAACCCCGACAAGTGGGCTCTCGAGTTCAAGAACATCGCCGAGGAGGTCGTCGCCAACCTCCGCGACGTGGGCGCCCAGATCACCCTCCGCATCGAGATCGAGGCCGACAAGCACGACGGCTTCAGCGAAGGCACGATCCGCACCGTCTCAGAGAACGCGAAGACGCTGAAGTTCGACCAGTCCGGCTTCGAGAAGTCGTGA
- a CDS encoding LLM class flavin-dependent oxidoreductase has translation MSGATVSGATVERTTWDDPRVAALREAMDAEIGPRYADVLRNVAPPPLDVADVVAVFLATVDGEPVATASLKRTGAFAEVKRVFVHAHGRRRGLASALLRAVEDEARALGYAAAHLQTGFRQPEAQRLYEREGWRQVPPFGPYAGDTVVSVTYAKPLGQPLLAADVGTAVPAENDVVGAVVEQLEALDAAGVDVAFLDDAYRVPDGVVRADAPTLAAVAAHRTHRIALVPSVTTTHTEPFHLSKVVQTLDWVTRGRAGVRLTVSTDDEEAAAFGRRLAPGPDDAWAEAADVVEASRRLWDSWEDDAEIRDVATGRFIDAGKVHYTGFTGRWFAVQGPSIVPRSPQGLPRSSSRTTTPPRPRRRARWRWPTSSGHGRSTTSSGRGRG, from the coding sequence GTGAGCGGTGCGACGGTGAGCGGCGCGACGGTGGAGCGCACCACGTGGGACGACCCCCGCGTGGCCGCCCTGCGCGAGGCGATGGACGCCGAGATCGGACCCCGCTACGCGGACGTGCTGCGCAACGTCGCTCCCCCGCCGCTCGACGTCGCCGACGTCGTCGCGGTGTTCCTCGCGACGGTCGACGGCGAGCCGGTGGCGACCGCGTCGCTCAAGCGCACCGGAGCGTTCGCCGAGGTCAAGAGGGTGTTCGTCCACGCCCACGGGCGGCGTCGCGGCCTGGCGAGCGCGCTGCTGCGCGCCGTAGAGGACGAGGCGCGAGCCCTCGGGTACGCCGCCGCCCATCTGCAGACAGGGTTCCGGCAGCCGGAGGCGCAGCGCCTGTACGAGCGGGAGGGCTGGCGTCAGGTGCCCCCGTTCGGGCCCTACGCCGGGGACACGGTGGTCAGCGTCACCTACGCCAAGCCGTTGGGCCAGCCGCTGCTCGCCGCCGACGTCGGAACCGCCGTCCCGGCAGAGAACGACGTCGTGGGCGCCGTCGTCGAGCAGCTCGAGGCGCTCGACGCAGCAGGCGTGGACGTCGCGTTCCTCGACGACGCGTATCGGGTGCCCGACGGCGTCGTGCGCGCGGACGCTCCGACGCTCGCCGCCGTCGCCGCGCACCGGACGCACCGGATCGCGCTCGTCCCGTCGGTGACGACGACGCACACGGAGCCGTTCCACCTGTCGAAGGTGGTCCAGACACTGGACTGGGTCACGCGCGGCCGTGCCGGGGTGCGGCTCACCGTCTCGACCGACGACGAGGAGGCCGCCGCGTTCGGGCGCCGCCTCGCGCCCGGTCCGGACGACGCCTGGGCGGAGGCGGCCGACGTCGTCGAGGCGTCACGCCGGCTGTGGGACTCCTGGGAGGACGACGCCGAGATCCGCGACGTCGCCACGGGCCGTTTCATCGACGCCGGCAAGGTGCACTACACCGGCTTCACCGGGCGCTGGTTCGCGGTCCAGGGCCCGTCGATCGTGCCGCGCTCTCCGCAGGGCCTCCCCCGGTCGTCGTCGCGTACGACGACGCCGCCGCGACCGCGCAGGCGGGCGCGCTGGCGCTGGCCGACGTCGTCCGGGCACGGTCGATCGACGACGTCGTCCGGGCGCGGGCGCGGGTGA
- a CDS encoding helix-turn-helix domain-containing protein: MTDVLEGDVQALRAALARTTGEVHVTLNLPRKAARKVLALPDAERTSGAVVVPARELQTTIEAAALLGVSRPTLMKHVGSGEIDHVMVGSHHRIDAAPLAAFEQARRERRAKAAADLAAFSNEIGLDD; this comes from the coding sequence GTGACTGATGTTCTGGAGGGTGACGTGCAGGCGCTGCGCGCTGCACTTGCACGCACGACAGGCGAGGTCCACGTGACTTTGAACCTTCCGCGGAAGGCCGCTCGCAAGGTGCTCGCGCTGCCCGATGCGGAGCGCACGTCGGGCGCCGTCGTCGTGCCTGCCAGGGAGCTCCAGACGACGATCGAGGCCGCGGCTCTGCTTGGCGTGTCTCGACCGACGCTGATGAAGCACGTGGGCTCCGGGGAGATCGACCACGTCATGGTCGGCAGCCATCATCGGATCGACGCCGCGCCCCTGGCGGCTTTTGAGCAGGCTCGCCGTGAGCGTCGGGCGAAGGCCGCAGCCGACCTAGCGGCGTTTTCTAACGAGATCGGGCTCGACGATTGA